Proteins from a genomic interval of Microcoleus sp. AS-A8:
- a CDS encoding serine/threonine-protein kinase, with the protein MNVEGKRVVDEHRNVYELERELGRGGQGAVFSVKGGRRAIKVLFDRSSSQRELLRRQLKYIQQMNLELRELAIARPLEMLQPPHLGYVMELLTGMMPLSRLINIPRNVDSLAEWYLSGGGLRRRLLLLARCAEVLSQLHSKGLVYSDPSPNNIFISAEVDACEIRLIDADNLHYESSTFTRRFHTPGYGAPELVLGRTGVNTLTDAYAFAVIAFRTLCLIHPLMGDLVIDGEPELEQQALEGSLPWVDDPEDQSNATVHGLPRDIVLSPKLTKLCQRCFGEGLLKPDKRPGVSQWVEDLYSAADFTLECPECHSTYYANQKCCPWCGSPRPTLVQLLIKRWEPLPDAREHQRFLSNQKILAALAFSEHQPLTLTNRTISGRTGTDSHVPAIELRLEKANIHVRSVNGQCFWLTADGEQQKPVEVQDSWKRIPTDMKQYGTWLLHFAPVERSHRLATFRFIPGERQS; encoded by the coding sequence ATGAACGTTGAAGGCAAACGAGTTGTCGATGAGCACCGAAATGTCTACGAGTTAGAGCGAGAGTTGGGCAGAGGTGGGCAGGGAGCGGTGTTTTCAGTCAAGGGGGGCAGACGAGCCATCAAAGTTCTTTTCGATCGCTCCAGTAGCCAACGTGAGTTGCTGCGACGACAGTTGAAATACATTCAACAGATGAATTTGGAGTTGCGGGAACTAGCGATCGCTCGTCCATTAGAAATGCTACAGCCGCCTCATTTGGGATATGTGATGGAATTGCTAACAGGCATGATGCCTCTATCTCGGCTCATCAATATTCCTCGAAATGTTGATTCACTGGCAGAGTGGTATTTAAGTGGGGGTGGATTGCGTCGCCGTTTACTGCTGCTGGCACGTTGTGCTGAAGTCCTCTCACAACTTCACAGTAAGGGACTGGTCTATAGCGACCCATCGCCGAACAATATCTTCATTTCTGCTGAGGTTGATGCCTGCGAAATTCGTTTGATTGATGCAGATAATCTTCATTACGAAAGCTCCACATTCACAAGGCGATTTCACACACCGGGTTATGGTGCGCCTGAACTAGTGCTGGGGCGAACGGGGGTAAATACATTAACTGATGCCTACGCCTTTGCTGTCATTGCCTTCCGAACCCTCTGCTTAATTCATCCCCTGATGGGAGATCTGGTTATAGATGGTGAACCAGAACTAGAACAGCAAGCCCTGGAGGGTTCTCTACCTTGGGTTGACGATCCTGAGGATCAAAGTAATGCCACGGTTCATGGACTTCCAAGAGACATAGTGTTATCTCCCAAGCTGACAAAGCTGTGCCAACGATGCTTCGGAGAAGGGTTACTCAAACCGGACAAGCGACCGGGAGTTAGTCAGTGGGTAGAGGACTTGTATTCTGCCGCCGATTTCACCCTGGAATGTCCAGAGTGCCACAGTACCTATTACGCAAATCAAAAATGCTGTCCCTGGTGTGGCTCCCCGCGACCTACCCTTGTGCAACTGCTGATTAAACGCTGGGAGCCTTTACCGGATGCCAGAGAGCATCAAAGATTTCTCTCGAATCAGAAGATATTGGCAGCTCTGGCATTTAGCGAACATCAGCCGCTTACCCTCACGAACCGGACTATTAGCGGCAGGACGGGAACCGATAGCCATGTACCTGCGATCGAACTTCGCCTTGAGAAAGCTAATATTCACGTCCGCAGCGTCAACGGGCAATGCTTTTGGCTGACTGCCGATGGGGAACAACAAAAGCCAGTTGAAGTGCAAGATTCATGGAAACGAATTCCGACTGATATGAAACAATATGGCACCTGGCTACTGCACTTTGCTCCAGTCGAGCGCTCACACCGTCTTGCCACCTTCAGGTTTATCCCCGGAGAACGCCAATCATGA